The following proteins come from a genomic window of Nycticebus coucang isolate mNycCou1 chromosome 11, mNycCou1.pri, whole genome shotgun sequence:
- the LOC128560045 gene encoding MOB-like protein phocein, which produces MVMAEGTAVLRRNRPGTKAQDFYNWPDESFDEMDSTLAVQQYIQQNIRADCSNIDKILEPPEGQDEGVWKYEHLRQFCLELNGLAVKLQSECHPDTCTQMTATEQWIFLCAAHKTPKECPAIDYTRHTLDGAACLLNSNKYFPSRVSIKESSVAKLGSVCRRIYRIFSHAYFHHRQIFDEYENETFLCHRFTKFVMKYNLMSKDNLIVPILEEEVQNSVSGESEA; this is translated from the coding sequence ATGGTCATGGCGGAGGGGACGGCTGTGCTTAGGAGGAATAGGCCGGGCACCAAAGCGCAGGATTTCTATAATTGGCCTGATGAATCATTTGATGAAATGGACAGTACACTAGCTGTTCAGCAGTATATTCAACAGAACATAAGAGCAGATTGTTCCAATATTGACAAAATTCTTGAACCCCCTGAAGGCCAAGATGAAGGTGTATGGAAGTATGAACATTTGAGGCAGTTCTGCCTTGAGCTAAATGGACTTGCTGTCAAACTTCAGAGTGAATGCCATCCAGATACTTGTACTCAAATGACAGCAACTGAACAATGGATTTTTCTTTGTGCAGCTCATAAAACTCCAAAAGAGTGTCCTGCTATAGACTATACTAGACACACACTTGATGGTGCTGCATGTCTTCTGAATAGCAATAAATATTTTCCCAGCAGGGTTAGCATAAAGGAATCATCTGTAGCAAAACTAGGATCAGTATGCCGTAggatttacagaatattttcacatgcttattttcATCACCGGCAGATATTTGAtgaatatgaaaatgaaacatttttgtgtCATCGGTTTACTAAATTTGTGATGAAATATAATTTGATGTCCAAGGATAACCTGATTGTACCAATTTTAGAAGAGGAAGTTCAGAATTCAGTTTCTGGGGAAAGCGAAGCATGA